Genomic window (Arachis hypogaea cultivar Tifrunner chromosome 13, arahy.Tifrunner.gnm2.J5K5, whole genome shotgun sequence):
CCCAATACTTCTACTCTATCCTATCAAATAGGCAGCTGAAATTTATCGCAgttgaaaacagaaaaaaaaaggcaGCAACATATAACTGAGCACCATATATCATTTGCGACTACATTTGGGcaacatttattaaaataatatacaatCAGGTCAACCAATCTACATACATCCAAAATAAGAAATCacaaagaacaacaacaacaacaaagtcttatcCCACTAGATGTGATCGGCATAATAAGAAATAACAAACAATTCCAATGAGACATTAATTGCATTAATATCAAACCAACACTTTGCACTAGGCTGATATAAGAAAACATTCGAGATCAACACCAAATATACTTTGAAATGAAACATAAACAGAAATAGGGAAACCAGTAAAACTACTAtaaatcaaattatttttcaaGGAAAATTATCAAAATACTATAGTAAAGGAAAAAGAGAGAAGGGAGAACCTACCTTCCCAGTGTGCTGAGTATGTTCATGCGCTGCCATTTGCCAATACATATTTGTACGTCTGTAGAAGTCCCTCAACGATTCTCCTGGCTTTACATGCAACAAGAAACAATTAAAAATGCAGCATAAAAGTagtaaaatttgaaagaaaaattatttatcttCCTAACAATCTTTCTAACTTGTAAATGAAGGAAGAACTGAGTATCTTTTTAGGGTTTCAAAACGTTAAGAGTGTTATGAAATATTTAAATGTGGATGTCCTTATTGTTATCTGATTTTGGTTAGGAATTGATcaaatagaattaattataaatcagttatgaatattttatttgatttggttCATATATCTCATCTTTCACCTATAAATAGCCTTTTGGGTGCTCCACGTAACATATAATAAGAATAACATAAAAGAGTTATCTCATTCTGTGTATTTCTTCTCTTCTATTATGCTTGTTATATTTTTACAACAAAAAGTATCATTTACTTCATTTAGTAATTAAGAGAAATTTAGGAATACCACTTGGTAGCTCGAAAACAGTTGGTGTGAATAATATGAATTGTTCTGTATTCAATCAAAGAATGGCTTGCTTAAAATAAATGGAAGAAAATTTCTTATATAACAACATGCAAGTCACAATGGCTTCTAACTTAATTATGTGTGTTGTTAGTACCAAACACTTTTGTACCGTTTAGAATTTTCCTTTTAGGATTACTATATTATTACTCAATGTGAAATTCATATATTCGTTATCAACTGTTTAATCAATAAAAACCAATTAATTACCAATGGTGTTCTCTGTGAATCTGACAAGCCAAGGCTAGCTCTGATCTGCTCTATCCGTGACCTCCTCTCTTTCCTACGCAGATTCTTTCCGACTCCCTTGATTAAAGCAACAGCATCTCCCATCTGAACTGATGCATTCTGATTCTACTGACCAAAAAGTGAAgccaagtcaataatacaggagGTTACAGTATAAactataaagagaaaaatacataaaGAACAGAAAGATTTCAACAATAACAAAGTAAGTTTGAATAATGAAACTACAGTAAGAAGCAAAACTCCAAAAAGAGGATATGTTGTTGATCTTTTCTCAGTTTCTATTGTTTATACTGTTTTCTCCACCTTTTCTCTCTGCAGGGTTAAattgtttttagaaattaatcGCCTTCCCTTCTGCAATTTATTAtacattcaaaattttttttataatgaaccTGTATAAATACTACAGAGGAAAGTAATTCAATCTCCATTTTTATTCTTGATTGAATTACACAGTTTGAACgtgcacctcttcctcctcttcttcgtcATCTTCATTCTCATCGCTTCCGCTATCCCCATCAGATTCATCTTCACCATCCTCTTCCTCATCgtcttcatcatcatcctccTCCGAGACTTCCACCCATTCAGATTCTGATGCCTGGGTTGTTAAAAAGCTAAGTCAGGCCAcagaaaataaagcaaaaaaaaaaaaaaagcacattcAAATAGAAAATTAGTCAATTACTATCATAAGACATTCTATATTAAATAAACTGCATTCATGAAAATCAAGAGTGATAGCATCATCAGGTTATATTTTAAGACagaattttttcaaatttaataaaaacttATAAGCCACCCCAATTCACATTACATAGTAGACAAAGTTAAATAACAGTAAACAGTGCTAACAAGTCATAGTTTTGGGTATAGTTTGCACAGATACATATGCTCTTTATTTGCAGTGATGCATGGATGCATGTAATGGTAGGGAAAAAAGGGTTAAGAAAATGTAACAAACCGGTATTATGCACTTCCATTCATCAAGTTTGCTGAGGTTTAAACAGTACAAGTCATCAAGAGTAATTTCTTGATCTTTAATCTCCATCATGccaccatatatatataatgtatctTTTCCAACTGCCATGCAGGAGTTAATACGTCCACAAGGCTTCACTACCTGCAGATTTCGGAGAAAAATCATTGACCAGTAACTGGGAAAAACTTAAGAAGTGCCACAATATACTAGTCCAAAATGACAACCTCAGGCAAGGAAGAACTCTGAACATCAGTCTTAGCACGGGATTCCTTAGACTTTCCTTCAGATTTGGCTAGTGGTTCACTATCAGCAATAGTCACGGTTGAAGCAATATTTTGAGATATATCATCAATCTCGCCTTCTTCATACTCTAAATCCTCAGTTTCTTCTGTCTTATTATCAACGTCACCAATACACTTTTGTTCATTCTTTTTTAACTGCAAAACCATCTTGTTAATAAACAATATAATATTACATAGAAAAAAGAGATCTAAAAACAAGAGTTTTTGAAATGTACGTGGAATAATTTACATGGGATCTACCTTATCTTTTGTTGACTTCTCCTTTCTCAACTCTATAGGATACCTGTTGCCAAAACAAGAGCAATAATAAGCTAATCAAGAGACATGAAAACCTagtctatcctatctaacaactAATTatagcatattttatttttatccctaaCATGTGCATGCAGAAAATGCCAATTAGTGTAAATGCAAAATGatgaaaacttaaaaataatggAAGAATTGAGTTTAAACGAGCAACTAGCAACTTCTGAAAATGATGTATTAAGCGCAGACACAATATAGGACTCACCAGCGATTGGTATCTAACTGGAAGCCATAAAGCTCATTCATGAACAAGCTCATCATCACATCACCTGCATAATTTTAGTGCAATTAGAAACCTGACCATACAGCAAGCATAAACAAAGAAACACTCCCCTTCCAAAAGAACCTAGGTGAACTGTCAGATACTCAGATGCCATTACTTGTTTACAAAGGTCACAAAAATGTTAAATGGGCCACATAGAGGACTATATAATCTCATCTGATGGCTCCTATTAACTTATAGTAAGACTATATGCAATCACAAAAGGCTAAAATtaataatcattaaaaaaaaggAGCTCACCTTCTACTTCCATATCCACAACACCACCAAACAGAAGAGCCCTCCTCTTATGAACACACATGGAAAACCCAGCACGAGGCCCAGGAGGCATTCCACTTTTCTTAACCTATCATGAAAGCAAATGATGAAAAAATCAGTTACCTGAAGAGATAAATTTACATTATTTTTCTGGGTCCCTTTTGTGTGTATGAGGGAGAAGatagagaagaaaaatataagagAAAACACTATTAATTGAATACTGAGAATAAGTTTATGCTTCCGTTGAACAATGGCTATGATCATTTAAGTTTATTACAAATTTACAATGTGGGCACAACTATAAGCTACAAGAAAGCTCAAAATTTTCTAAGATGAAAACAGGACCAACCAATCCTTGTTTTATTAAGTGGAGTGAgctataaaaattatgaattatacaGAACTAGTCTCCTATCATAATTTCATTATCCATGTTTAAAGTTGAATGATTAAACTCTAAATCTTTCTTAATAATTCACTTTGCCTTCCATTTTTTGTCTCTCTCTACTTCTGGTGATTACAATATTGTCCATGTACTCTTCTCGCTTACTGATGCTTCTATATAATGGTCGTTTCCACACATGACCCAATGAGCAACTAACTAAAGTGAGATCCTATTATCCTTTTCACATATCTTCTAACCAACCTCCACTGGTGCATTAATTCCTAATTTTATCATGTGATGTCTAGCATATCAAGTCATCAGTTGCAATATTCTCACCTCCACAACATTAAGCTTATTTTATAGTTGCCTTTTGACTACTCAACATCAGTCACACACAACATCTTGTCATCTTCACAGTTATACAGTTGTACAGTAAAATTATCCCTTAAGAGCATCTGCCTCTACTTCTCCAACATTGTATGATGAATCAAAGATACTTAAACCATATTGCTCTTGATATGGATTGATATCTCATTTTCAAAACATATGGAAGATAGAGAGGGGAAAAGGATAAAAATTAGAACTACAAAAATTCATTTAATATTAAACTTCAAACTACTCACTACCTTGTTCCATTCCCAAGTCTTAGGATCAAGGGACCACATGTCTGAATGAACTATTCCTTTTTCAGATCCATTCTTATCAGAAGAAACTTCTTTCGAATAGCCACCATACAGAAATATCTGTAATATGGAAAGAACAATGTAAATAAGATAGTTTCTGAACTTAAAATTACTTCATAGACCCACCTTAGTGATTCACAATGACAATACAGCACATAGAGGAAAAATTGGCTATATAAGCATGCCTCCATGAAATTTAAAACATAAACTGGATCCATATAAGAAGGTCCAATAATTAACTCACATCATCTTGGTAAACAAATAATTGAAAGCCACTACGACCAGAAGGCCACATTGCTCCAGGCTTAGGCTTTATTTCTTGCCACTACAGGACAAATGATAACTCCATCAGTCCCAATTAATGAGTAAAAAATCAGCATTATTGTACCATGCAACTTGGCATATCAGCAGTAACATTAGACCAGCAGATAGCACATTAATATATTAATTGAACAAATATAGCCCAAGAAATATATTTACCTTAAATTGATCAAGGTCAAATACAAATAGATCGTTGTAATACCTGCATGATTATACAAAACCTGTTAACACTCATATGGCACAGAAATGTTATTGAAGTGAAGCATTTCCAGTTAGTTTGTGTTTAACCCAGAAATAATATCTTAGAGCTCACTTTCAAAACAACTCTCATCTATTAGCTATCGCAAGCTCTTCATTGCAAGCAGTTTTATTATCGTAAAAAAAGGGGAGGGGAGGTGGGGATATCAAAGGCATATAAGTTACAGAACTATGGACTTGATACATGTTGAAAAATATGGAGCATCAACAACCTCACTTCTCTAAGTGTATCATAGAAGCCACCAAAAAGAATAATCTTGTGCTTGTATAATATCTGCAAAAGAACCAAATAACAAAGCACAAGGATTAAATGCACATTAAGATTCATAATACGATATCACAAAGCATGATTACTATAAATTTAGATTTATGAAGCATAGTCCCAAACATAACAATAGCAAGAAAgtggcataaaatctcaaatacAGCAGAAATGGAAAGAGAGACAAGCAGAATATTTCAATTTGCCGGCTTAAGACTTTCAGAAAATGCAATGAGCAAAGCAAGCTAAGAGCTGGGAATATCATGTCCAAATGAACCAAATCAAGCTGTAAACCAAATAGACCATTTAACTTCCATATTTCCAGCAGAACTTAAAAATAAAGCTTTGTTTTCAGAAATTTTGATTCGTTTGGTGTTGGTATGAGTATGATTCCAGCTTCACATTTGTGTTGCAActaaaagcaaaaaagaaaaataaaaataaactaagaggGGACCTATGATTTGACAGGTGACACGTCCAAGACACAATCAATGGTAAGTAGTAACTCAACTGAGGAACTTTGCTATGCAGTAGTATTCTGGTTAAACAGAACCTGATTAAacggatttggattctctaaattttgaaacttactttagagggtaaagtatgatctatcaccatttattttataggtgggaccaagagaaaacatgagagagaaaacattcaatggtgagagatttaactttatcctctaaagtaaaaatctaaaatttagaggatccaaattctgaTTAAACATTTTAATAATCTAGCATTCTTATTAGTAATGTCTTAAGTACATCATACCATTCGGTGTCCTGACCGTGGACTCGGGCATCCCTTTAAATTAAGCTGCTCCCACTGATTTGTTTTCAGGTCGAACATCCAAAAATCCTACATAGATCAGAAATTCAGAATCCAAAATAAACATCTCTATATAGCCAAACAGCCAATATAGCAAGCCACATTTCATTTGCATGACAATGGTAATAATATAACACATCAATTAACCTTGTAGTGATGGAACCGCTCTTGATTCGGAGACGTAAATTCACCACCTGAGAAAAACAAACTTGATTTACGCTAGTACAGCATGACCTAATCTATGTAGATAAGCTCACATAGTATATCAACACTTAGTTTCTATAGTTGCATACGAAACTATGAGCAAACACACGGAGACAAAGGACTagtgaatcaccaaaaatataaatatagttCTTCCAAGCAACTGCCTGGTGAGCACTGCGTGGAGGCGGGCTATTCGGACTCGAAACCAATTTCCACTCCAGCTTCTCCACATCATACCGGTAAAGATCACCATACACAAAAGTCTGCAccaaaagttttcaaaatcacAATAAAGTCACAACTCAAAAACACTTCAATTTCCACGTACACAGAATAATCAATAATCAGAAGCATAAACCTTGTTGCCATTGTAGAATTCACCACCGTAGAGAACCAACTCTGTCTCTTTCAAGGGATTTACTGTGAGCTGGAAGCAAATCACAACAATAATATAATCACGAAACTAAAACGTATTTGACAGTTACACAATAACTGAAAACGGTTACAATGGTTTCCGAAACGGCATTACCGTACAGTTGGAGCGAGGTGACGGTGCGGGGACGTTGTCTTCAACGTGGACTTCCTTCTTCTTTGCCTCTTCCTTTTGAATACTTAGCTGCGAACAAAAcacgaaaatttaaaaataaattaaattaaaaaaaatttggaactCGGAATCGAAAGTAGAGAGTAGAGTGAGTTGGTTACTAAAATGGCGTCGATGTCGTCTTCGGGAGAGAGCTTCTTGGAGTCTCTGCGAGCTCGCTTCTCTTCGGCTTTGGCGGTTTTTCGCTCTGTTTTTTCTTTGCCTTTGCCAggcttcttcgtcttcttccccatttttatttatttattttactttcttcaCGGTGGTGAAGCAGCAGAACCAGCTAGCGGCGGTGGCGGCAGTGGCAGGGACGACTATAAAATACAAATGAGCACGGAAGAAAATGGACTTGCTTTTTGAGTTTCAACCTTACGTCGTCGTTtcgcatgaattttttttttatcagaactataaaaaaaaaaaaagacaaatatgtttctaattttttaatttaaatatatgattaattaaaaatataaaatatctttaatcttttaaatatgagatatttaaatttatttgtctAAAATATATTAggacaaattaattttcaaaagaatttagatatctcatattttaaaaaataataaatatttttatattttaattagtcaaaaatttatttatcttttagataaaaaaattgagaatttatTTATCGTTTATTTAAACTATATAAATCATTATGATGAATAAACTTATAAAAGATTAGATGTAAGTGAATTTGGATATTTGAGACTttgaattaaaattatcattCTATGATACTAATTTATCACAATCAAATGTTATGTGATAtgttaaaaataagatataaaaatattGGTTTAacataactaaatttttaaaataaatttaattttaatatatttataatataaaatattttatataattgtctaattatatatattttttaaatagtaattatttttataattatatatatcaattttttaaatatataattgataaatgagctcatttattatttttttttaagaatcatCTTATTCATTAACCCTTAATTATTATAATCTTTAAACCTGTACATGATACTTGTCAATTTTGGAaagtaaaatttaatatattttctcaaattttataggtaattcaattcaatgtattctcttaatttttaaaaaattaattatgtaatttaatttaattctctaaTTTGAATTGACCAAAatgttcttaaaatattaaaaaaatcattttatttcAACATTTTTTCATTATAAAAAGGATTAATATTCATTTAAAAGTTTTACCTACGCATTTATTTgtgtattataatttatatcacatGTTGTATCTAAATTCAAAGTAATTGATTTTCATACTAAAATTAATAATGCATTCTGTTTTTAGCAACGAAAGTTTAGAAGCGTTGGAAAAAGATGGTGGAAGAGTCCATAGCGGTCCAAGTCCAGTCTCAAAGAAAACGTAGCGATGAATAAAGCGATCGATTTTGCTTCAGTTTTCTTACTCTTCACACTCTTTTCTCATCAATTTATTCTTCGTGTTTCTTCATCCAATTCACCCATACTTCCGAACCAGGTAAGTAACCAACCTTCTCTG
Coding sequences:
- the LOC112736350 gene encoding uncharacterized protein isoform X2; protein product: MGKKTKKPGKGKEKTERKTAKAEEKRARRDSKKLSPEDDIDAILLSIQKEEAKKKEVHVEDNVPAPSPRSNCTLTVNPLKETELVLYGGEFYNGNKTFVYGDLYRYDVEKLEWKLVSSPNSPPPRSAHQAVAWKNYIYIFGGEFTSPNQERFHHYKDFWMFDLKTNQWEQLNLKGCPSPRSGHRMILYKHKIILFGGFYDTLREVRYYNDLFVFDLDQFKWQEIKPKPGAMWPSGRSGFQLFVYQDDIFLYGGYSKEVSSDKNGSEKGIVHSDMWSLDPKTWEWNKVKKSGMPPGPRAGFSMCVHKRRALLFGGVVDMEVEGDVMMSLFMNELYGFQLDTNRWYPIELRKEKSTKDKLKKNEQKCIGDVDNKTEETEDLEYEEGEIDDISQNIASTVTIADSEPLAKSEGKSKESRAKTDVQSSSLPEVVKPCGRINSCMAVGKDTLYIYGGMMEIKDQEITLDDLYCLNLSKLDEWKCIIPASESEWVEVSEEDDDEDDEEEDGEDESDGDSGSDENEDDEEEEEENQNASVQMGDAVALIKGVGKNLRRKERRSRIEQIRASLGLSDSQRTPLPGESLRDFYRRTNMYWQMAAHEHTQHTGKELRKDGFDLAEARYRELKPILDELALLEAEQKAEEAEGPETSSNAKKRGKKKTRN
- the LOC112736350 gene encoding uncharacterized protein isoform X1 — encoded protein: MGKKTKKPGKGKEKTERKTAKAEEKRARRDSKKLSPEDDIDAILLSIQKEEAKKKEVHVEDNVPAPSPRSNCTLTVNPLKETELVLYGGEFYNGNKTFVYGDLYRYDVEKLEWKLVSSPNSPPPRSAHQAVAWKNYIYIFGGEFTSPNQERFHHYKDFWMFDLKTNQWEQLNLKGCPSPRSGHRMILYKHKIILFGGFYDTLREVRYYNDLFVFDLDQFKWQEIKPKPGAMWPSGRSGFQLFVYQDDIFLYGGYSKEVSSDKNGSEKGIVHSDMWSLDPKTWEWNKVKKSGMPPGPRAGFSMCVHKRRALLFGGVVDMEVEGDVMMSLFMNELYGFQLDTNRWYPIELRKEKSTKDKMVLQLKKNEQKCIGDVDNKTEETEDLEYEEGEIDDISQNIASTVTIADSEPLAKSEGKSKESRAKTDVQSSSLPEVVKPCGRINSCMAVGKDTLYIYGGMMEIKDQEITLDDLYCLNLSKLDEWKCIIPASESEWVEVSEEDDDEDDEEEDGEDESDGDSGSDENEDDEEEEEENQNASVQMGDAVALIKGVGKNLRRKERRSRIEQIRASLGLSDSQRTPLPGESLRDFYRRTNMYWQMAAHEHTQHTGKELRKDGFDLAEARYRELKPILDELALLEAEQKAEEAEGPETSSNAKKRGKKKTRN